The following proteins come from a genomic window of Helicobacter canadensis MIT 98-5491:
- a CDS encoding coproporphyrinogen III oxidase family protein — MIQQNFSTKIVNLIMRYATNKYLTLKPSHLTQLPPPNPNKVKEKSYLLYIHIPFCMTLCTYCSFNRFLFQEDKAKAYFKSLRKEMLMVKELGYDFNAIYVGGGTTSIMPKELCETLDLAKSLFSIKEVSCESDPNHLHLEELEMFKGRIDRLSVGVQSFDDGILRKVGRYEKFGSGEEVIKKLQKAIGVLPILNVDLIFNFPNQTKEMLAKDLEIIKELKPEQVTLYPLMSSPSVKSILKRSIGEVSLKNEAQLYWQILETLKDDFSPLSSWAFSHKGSAIFDEYVVDNDEYVGIGSGSFSFLNGTLYVNTFSLKEYAHKINSGNMGVARERKYSKKAQLQYRLMVELFGGKASAKDFKQKYNANLEWDLFKELAFLKLTGNIYKKDGDYYPTTQGKYLFLSMMKEFYIGMDRVREESRAMLKEEDM, encoded by the coding sequence ATGATACAGCAAAATTTTTCTACTAAAATAGTTAATTTGATTATGCGTTATGCAACCAATAAATACCTTACCTTAAAGCCTTCACATCTTACTCAATTGCCCCCTCCAAACCCTAATAAAGTGAAGGAAAAATCTTATTTGTTATATATCCACATACCTTTTTGTATGACGCTTTGCACTTATTGTTCTTTTAATCGTTTTTTGTTTCAAGAAGACAAGGCAAAAGCCTATTTTAAATCATTGCGTAAAGAAATGTTAATGGTTAAAGAATTGGGATATGATTTTAATGCTATTTATGTGGGTGGTGGGACAACTTCGATTATGCCAAAAGAGTTGTGTGAAACTTTGGATTTAGCAAAGAGTCTTTTTAGCATTAAAGAAGTATCGTGCGAATCAGATCCTAACCATCTTCATTTAGAAGAGTTAGAAATGTTTAAAGGTCGCATTGATAGACTTTCTGTTGGAGTGCAGAGTTTTGATGATGGAATCTTAAGAAAAGTGGGGCGTTATGAGAAATTTGGTAGTGGCGAAGAAGTGATTAAAAAATTGCAAAAAGCTATTGGAGTGTTACCTATTTTAAATGTAGATTTGATTTTTAATTTTCCTAATCAAACTAAAGAAATGTTGGCAAAAGATTTAGAGATCATTAAAGAGTTAAAACCTGAACAAGTTACACTTTATCCTTTAATGTCTTCTCCATCGGTTAAAAGTATTTTAAAGCGTTCTATTGGGGAGGTTAGTTTAAAGAATGAAGCACAGCTTTATTGGCAGATTCTAGAAACCTTAAAAGATGATTTTTCTCCTTTATCAAGTTGGGCTTTTTCGCATAAAGGCAGTGCAATTTTTGATGAATATGTCGTGGATAATGATGAGTATGTGGGGATTGGTTCGGGTTCTTTTAGTTTTTTAAATGGCACTTTATATGTGAATACTTTTTCACTCAAAGAATATGCACATAAAATTAATAGCGGTAATATGGGAGTTGCAAGAGAGAGAAAATATTCTAAAAAGGCACAATTGCAATATCGCTTAATGGTGGAGCTTTTTGGTGGTAAAGCTAGTGCTAAGGATTTTAAGCAAAAATATAATGCAAATTTAGAGTGGGATTTGTTTAAAGAGTTAGCATTTTTGAAATTAACCGGCAATATTTATAAAAAAGATGGGGATTATTATCCAACAACACAGGGTAAATATCTTTTTTTATCAATGATGAAAGAATTTTATATTGGTATGGATAGAGTGCGTGAAGAATCTCGTGCAATGCTCAAAGAAGAAGATATGTAG
- a CDS encoding exodeoxyribonuclease III, with product MKLISWNVNGLRACMNKGFMDFFETVNADVFCIQESKMQREQATFDFPNYEEYWNSAEKKGYSGVAIFSKTKPLSVAYDMGIAHHDKEGRIICAEYKDFYLVNVYTPNSKRELERLSYRMEWEDDFRAYLKNLEKTKPVIVCGDLNVAHQEIDLKNPKTNRRNAGFTDEEREKMTQLLDSGFTDTFRHFYPTLEGAYSWWSYMGKARENNTGWRIDYFLCSKALDSKLLDAKIYPEVFGSDHCPVGLEINAQ from the coding sequence ATGAAACTTATTTCGTGGAATGTCAATGGGCTTAGAGCCTGTATGAATAAGGGCTTTATGGATTTTTTTGAAACAGTTAATGCTGATGTATTTTGTATCCAAGAATCCAAAATGCAGCGCGAACAAGCCACCTTTGATTTTCCTAATTATGAAGAATATTGGAATAGTGCCGAAAAAAAGGGGTATTCTGGAGTAGCAATTTTTAGCAAAACTAAGCCCTTAAGTGTCGCGTATGATATGGGCATAGCACACCACGACAAAGAAGGGCGCATTATTTGTGCAGAATATAAGGATTTTTATCTTGTCAATGTCTATACGCCAAACTCTAAACGCGAACTAGAGAGATTGTCATATCGTATGGAATGGGAAGATGATTTTCGCGCCTATCTCAAAAATCTCGAAAAAACAAAGCCTGTGATTGTGTGCGGAGATCTCAATGTCGCTCACCAAGAAATTGATCTTAAAAATCCAAAAACAAACCGCAGGAATGCCGGTTTTACTGATGAAGAGCGTGAAAAAATGACACAGCTTTTAGATTCTGGATTCACTGATACATTTAGGCATTTTTATCCCACACTAGAGGGAGCGTATAGCTGGTGGAGCTATATGGGCAAAGCGCGAGAGAATAACACAGGGTGGCGGATTGATTATTTTCTCTGCTCTAAGGCTTTAGATTCAAAACTCTTAGATGCTAAGATTTATCCTGAAGTTTTTGGTAGCGATCATTGCCCTGTAGGCTTAGAAATCAATGCACAATAA
- a CDS encoding phosphatidate cytidylyltransferase, translated as MLNQLKTLEPKRLYTAFFMLIAVVLIIFFHNPFLLWSVLGIAYVVAFYEAYKLYNKESPKWFFLLFCVLIWISIFFYPSLNGLFVVLVLLASYQAYTKKGKIEQMMPFIYPTIPFILLYFLYLEYTINAIVWLIFIVALTDSFAYFGGKLLGGKLFSNSTFCVTSPNKTKEGVLIGMSCAVIVGTLVGLGVCEFFTSFIFSVCVSIASVFGDLYESYLKRKAEVKDSGNIFPGHGGMLDRLDGYFFGSIILYTLLTTIQR; from the coding sequence ATGCTAAACCAACTCAAAACCCTAGAACCAAAACGCCTATACACTGCATTTTTTATGCTCATTGCGGTTGTTTTAATCATTTTTTTTCACAATCCTTTCTTGCTTTGGAGTGTTTTGGGGATTGCTTATGTAGTTGCTTTTTATGAAGCTTATAAACTCTATAACAAAGAATCTCCCAAGTGGTTTTTTTTACTCTTTTGTGTTTTGATTTGGATTAGCATCTTTTTCTACCCCTCTTTAAATGGGCTCTTTGTTGTTTTAGTTCTCTTAGCATCCTATCAAGCCTACACCAAAAAGGGTAAAATCGAGCAAATGATGCCCTTTATCTACCCTACCATTCCCTTTATTTTGCTTTATTTTCTTTATTTGGAATACACCATTAATGCCATTGTTTGGCTAATCTTTATTGTCGCCCTAACCGATAGCTTTGCCTATTTTGGAGGGAAACTTTTGGGAGGGAAACTCTTTAGTAATAGCACTTTTTGTGTTACTTCTCCTAATAAAACCAAAGAAGGTGTTTTGATTGGAATGAGTTGTGCGGTTATTGTTGGCACTCTTGTAGGGCTTGGGGTATGCGAGTTTTTCACCTCTTTTATCTTTAGCGTTTGCGTTAGCATAGCAAGTGTTTTTGGCGATCTTTATGAAAGCTATCTCAAAAGAAAAGCGGAAGTCAAAGATAGTGGAAATATTTTTCCTGGGCATGGCGGAATGTTAGATAGACTTGATGGGTATTTCTTTGGCTCAATCATTCTTTATACGCTTCTTACAACTATTCAAAGGTAA
- the ybeY gene encoding rRNA maturation RNase YbeY, with protein MHNKIDFDNQTDFKISDDLFLFLEKVFDKILLDLGLKNKQCELLLVDNPTIQNLNKIHRNKDKPTDVLSFPLESDFSPLLGSIVISLDFIKQNSEKYHHTPNDEMALLFIHGILHLLGFDHEKDRGEQRQKEKELIDFFHLPPSLIIRNQEC; from the coding sequence ATGCACAATAAAATTGATTTTGACAACCAAACTGATTTTAAAATCAGCGATGATCTGTTTTTATTTTTAGAAAAGGTTTTTGATAAGATTCTACTGGATTTAGGGCTTAAAAATAAACAATGCGAATTGCTCTTGGTAGATAATCCAACCATTCAAAACTTAAATAAAATCCACCGCAATAAAGACAAGCCCACTGATGTGCTATCATTCCCATTAGAATCAGATTTTTCTCCTTTACTTGGAAGCATAGTTATTTCGCTTGATTTTATTAAACAAAATAGCGAAAAATACCATCACACACCTAATGACGAAATGGCTTTATTATTTATTCATGGAATCTTACATTTACTTGGCTTTGATCACGAAAAAGACAGGGGAGAGCAAAGGCAAAAAGAAAAAGAATTGATTGACTTTTTTCATCTACCACCAAGCCTCATTATTCGGAATCAAGAATGCTAG
- a CDS encoding metal-dependent hydrolase, whose protein sequence is MLGKTHLAFGLGVASCGIYAINFLGQTQLSSQDLILFYSAIGIGVLLPDIDEPQSLIGRKTLGISNLIKFFFGHRGFTHSLLFILLLAIALGALNYFKILPLILAIGLVLGCILHLIGDMMTPSGVPLLMPFNLKNYHILPKALQFKTGGIFDYLIGIISSSAFIYCNAKPLQKYFLI, encoded by the coding sequence ATGCTAGGAAAAACCCATTTAGCTTTTGGGCTTGGCGTAGCTTCTTGCGGAATCTATGCGATTAATTTTCTAGGACAAACACAACTATCCTCGCAAGATTTAATTCTTTTTTATAGTGCCATTGGCATTGGTGTGTTATTGCCCGATATTGATGAACCTCAATCTCTCATCGGCAGAAAAACTCTTGGAATCTCTAATCTCATTAAATTTTTCTTTGGGCATCGCGGATTCACACATAGCCTTTTATTTATCCTTTTACTAGCCATAGCATTAGGGGCTTTAAATTATTTTAAGATTCTACCTTTGATTTTAGCAATAGGCTTAGTTTTAGGCTGTATTTTGCATCTAATAGGCGATATGATGACACCTAGTGGAGTGCCACTACTCATGCCTTTTAACCTCAAAAACTACCACATTTTACCCAAAGCCTTACAATTTAAAACAGGTGGAATCTTTGATTATTTAATTGGAATTATTAGTTCAAGTGCCTTTATTTATTGCAATGCTAAGCCATTGCAAAAATATTTTTTGATATAA